In Arvicola amphibius chromosome 13, mArvAmp1.2, whole genome shotgun sequence, a genomic segment contains:
- the Rp1l1 gene encoding retinitis pigmentosa 1-like 1 protein — MNSTPGDMRDAPAPSHRQCLLPSVAHTPSVTEVTPAKKITFLKRGDSRFAGVRLAVHERTFKTFSALMDELSQRMPLSFGVRSVTTPRGLHGLSALEQLQDGGCYICSDKKPLKTPREPGQLQRKSPSAGQSRGFEGGHEAPETASSWKGPVAPRRLTLVKNGNPRCQQTVVVSHKDTRNLKAFLSKASELLRFPVKQVYTASGKKVDSLQTLLDGPSLLVCAGNEAFRQLETENDKRHRTRTLSGVTARSGRGCWGPNAKQSMMHSRARSGCRLQQFSLMSERSGLSGHPASGQQTWAGPALHKHPRDTPGPPGSLVAADDVEKKVCMNEDGSLSVEMKVRFQILREDALRCSQRVGQASVFAPASGEGQVLREADPFCCKQEGHPWGFFSHGAQGLDPCDGGYQGAFDTDQQSQPNYDIWRNPLTTPGGAGSTQRRRWGLSKLSGRRSHWNQGASDKKGHSNNSPVSGPRHPRSAQPSSSCPWTSEGETDSDTLHPVSSTSSLSGAELGAGKDRCLEDTASCGLGSETQVIEKALSDTSVSAESHEMSSECCEQHHRGSGQVRVTVSQGQATQGDRPCVSTQSPSPLSHMHLQTENYTQSTRYQEVRGKPDLRLSLVPDHSATQDTQRCMLPAPAGAPDQWRQKKHKRPAGIVCLPGASVPYQRAQKGHARQCHYCRDTQSSLDTDLQKQMPEEGEQAYPGGLAPRFSPHSPSAGNQASGDLRSPFSSSLDFQDPQTTSIATILPTSDSDCASSFCHPNTRSAEPAGDTECPAHSPASTPVHSREVDCLWDKAGTHPEPFSSSVLLDRQPEAEDPRTYQDCCGLQVATYPVLTGPSGQTQAPISEAYWGTGSFCPTPPQEQRCSRKDPTSSSSPSSDHGQADGQAEPRKTLMGKSPSISLEEQEGDGGVTPSALPYSSPDAVVREWLGNIPENPALMTCDMEGETTKVASDGPESSEEELVDGYSLKVLRELAQARQQPLEGATDEQPETAGDLPGTGSVCCKPESDPCHDAASGGGVEAPAEAGIGEGIAVDHGLSPCALPSRVSASTQIMKALLGSKPGRPSSLPEVSSTVAQRLSYSAGSLIACLARLHFFDEDLGPPGGNVRLEESPKYKEILSISKALWPGSVFGQGQLDMDSGLRKLTSHQALLGTEDFTPTSSSGVDVSSGSGGSGEGSVPCATAPERADLPLKIPSPRPDSRNQGYPEVPSHSTASPDPQVWACATSGEESSKSGREQTWDTAPEQAAESTMLEEEAQSQETEGRVRERLQEDGVHGKELPEERAGVCSQEMLQAGSRDGERSPENTRASKDEEGGDATSGGLWPPDGRAEPTESPRSFSESNSNVSESQRVRVSEMGLEEMSGAAATGCKQACIEASSGTRKTNTPTAHRESLDPDPIWVSKLLKKIEKDFMAHLAGATAELRARWNLPDDSLLDQMVTELEQDVGRRLQESTVREVRKIQSRVGRMVPEPPREALRGQTSLQTELRRRRLQGLRNFSALPGQSALSLSLEDGPILSAALGTSPGVGVMRDEFCPCEVCLKKKMTFQFPKDATAASSAPVRKAFDLQQILQNKKGGRDREAMELAPQKTGTAVPQEDLGSVQGTVGKQELLLSVGPGVDEGGEGEGRLRTREEKDPELLNVEGAGCHGTEEDAAIVRERELHVSVARESRQLEEGGTEKGEALYQGFRDREALEALGRQGDGGHSVDTQDTSRERQPEIEGGSQDEKENSTWVSSGEGQRRVVSENNSLDQEGRLHKCHRRPGPQCHHAALCSQASSLGSCSQVSQKSSEEDLSRGELKCTKDKHSQVSHAERKVTMMCPESSSEQEVSSSPRPPKQGEGEEVCHAEDEGTAGSLVCSQLGGRPDGFGQDDLDF; from the exons ATGAACAGCACCCCAGGAGACATGAGAGATGCTCCTGCCCCCAGCCACCGGCAGTGTCTCCTGCCCTCTGTGGCGCACACTCCCTCTGTCACCGAGGTGACACCAGCTAAGAAGATAACCTTCCTCAAGCGGGGGGATTCCCGATTTGCTGGGGTTCGCCTGGCTGTTCATGAGCGCACTTTCAAGACCTTCAGCGCCCTCATGGACGAGCTGTCTCAGCGCATGCCTCTGTCCTTCGGTGTGCGCTCTGTCACCACACCCCGGGGCTTACATGGCCTCAGTGCCCTGGAGCAGCTACAAGATGGCGGCTGCTACATCTGTTCTGATAAGAAGCCCCTGAAAACTCCCAGAGAGCCAGgccagctgcaaaggaaaagccCCTCTGCTGGGCAGTCACGGGGTTTTGAAGGTGGGCATGAAGCTCCAGAAACAGCCTCTTCCTGGAAGGGTCCAGTGGCCCCGAGGAGGCTGACACTGGTGAAGAATGGGAATCCTAGATGCCAGCAGACAGTGGTTGTCAGTCACAAGGACACCAGGAACCTGAAGGCCTTCCTCAGCAAAGCCTCCGAGCTGCTGCGCTTCCCTGTGAAGCAGGTGTACACAGCCAGTGGGAAGAAG GTGGACTCTCTGCAGACACTCCTGGATGGTCCCTCCCTGCTGGTGTGTGCTGGGAATGAGGCCTTCAGACAACTGGAGACGGAAAATGATAAAAGGCACAGGACCAGAACCTTATCTGGTGTGACTGCAAGGAGTGGACGGG GTTGCTGGGGACCAAACGCCAAGCAGAGCATGATGCACTCAAGGGCCAGGTCTGGCTGCAGGTTGCAGCAGTTTTCCTTGATGTCAGAGAGATCTGGTCTCAGTGGCCATCCGGCATCTGGTCAGCAAACCTGGGCAGGGCCTGCTTTGCACAAGCACCCTCGGGACACACCTGGCCCACCTGGCTCCTTGGTGGCTGCTGATGACGTAGAGAAGAAGGTCTGCATGAATGAAGACGGCAGTCTGTCTGTGGAGATGAAAGTCCGCTTCCAAATTCTGCGCGAGGATGCCCTGCGGTGCTCGCAGAGGGTGGGGCAGGCCAGTGTCTTCGCCCCAGCCAGTGGGGAGGGCCAGGTCCTGAGGGAGGCTGATCCCTTCTGCTGCAAACAGGAGGGCCACCCTTGGGGGTTCTTTTCTCATGGGGCCCAGGGCCTGGATCCCTGTGATGGAGGATACCAGGGAGCCTTTGATACGGACCAGCAATCACAGCCCAACTATGACATTTGGAGGAACCCTCTGACCACCCCTGGGGGTGCAGGTTCAActcagaggaggaggtggggcctGTCTAAGCTCTCTGGACGCAGGAGCCACTGGAACCAGGGGGCCAGTGATAAGAAAGGACATAGCAACAATAGTCCCGTCTCAGGTCCCAGGCACCCTAGAAGTGCCCAGCCAAGTTCCTCCTGTCCCTGGACTTCAGAAGGTGAGACAGACAGTGACACCTTGCATCCAGTCTCCTCAACTTCTTCCCTAAGTGGGGCTGAGCTAGGAGCTGGTAAGGACCGCTGTCTAGAGGACACAGCATCCTGTGGCTTGGGATCTGAGACCCAAGTTATAGAAAAAGCCCTTTCTGATACATCGGTCAGTGCTGAGTCTCATGAGATGTCTAGTGAGTGTTGTGAGCAGCACCACAGAGGCTCAGGCCAGGTGAGGGTCACGGTTTCCCAGGGGCAAGCCACCCAAGGTGACAGGCCCTGTGTTTCCACCCAGAGCCCCTCACCTTTGAGCCACATGCACCTTCAGACAGAGAACTATACCCAGAGTACCAGGTACCAGGAGGTTCGAGGTAAGCCTGATCTGAGGCTGTCCTTGGTTCCAGACCATTCTGCCACTcaggacacacagagatgcaTGCTCCCAGCTCCTGCCGGTGCCCCAGACCAATGGAGGCAGAAAAAGCATAAGAGGCCAGCTGGTATTGTGTGCTTACCTGGTGCCTCTGTCCCTTACCAAAGGGCTCAGAAAGGCCATGCCAGGCAGTGTCACTATTGCAGGGACACTCAATCCTCACTGGACACAGACTTGCAAAAGCAAATGCCTGAGGAAGGAGAACAGGCCTACCCAGGAGGCCTAGCACCACGGTTTTCTCCTCACTcacccagtgctgggaatcaggCCTCCGGGGATCTTAGATCACCATTCTCCAGTTCTCTTGACTTTCAAGACCCGCAAACCACCAGCATAGCCACCATCCTACCCACGAGTGACTCAGACTGTGCTTCCAGCTTTTGCCATCCTAACACTCGCTCTGCAGAGCCAGCAGGGGACACCGAGTGCCCAGCTCACTCTCCAGCTTCCACACCTGTCCACAGCAGAGAGGTTGATTGTCTGTGGGACAAGGCAGGGACCCACCCTGAGCCTTTTTCATCCTCTGTTTTGCTAGACAGACAGCCTGAGGCAGAAGATCCAAGAACCTACCAAGATTGCTGTGGCTTACAGGTGGCAACATACCCTGTCCTCACAGGCCCCAGTGGTCAAACACAGGCCCCCATCTCTGAGGCCTACTGGGGGACCGGAAGCTTCtgcccaactcccccccaggagCAAAGATGTTCCAGAAAGGATCCTACAAGTAGCAGTAGCCCCAGCAGTGACCATGGTCAAGCTGATGGTCAGGCAGAGCCCAGAAAGACTCTGATGGGCAAGTCCCCTAGTATCAGCcttgaggaacaggaaggagaTGGTGGTGTGACACCCAGTGCACTACCCTACTCCTCTCCTGATGCTGTGGTTCGTGAGTGGCTAGGCAACATCCCAGAAAATCCGGCACTCATGACATGTGATATGGAAGGTGAGACCACAAAGGTGGCCAGTGATGGTCCAGAAAGTTCTGAGGAGGAACTTGTCGATGGCTATTCTCTGAAAGTCCTGAGGGAACTGGCTCAGGCTAGACAGCAACCCCTAGAAGGGGCCACTGATGAGCAGCCAGAGACAGCAGGAGACCTCCCTGGGACTGGGTCTGTGTGCTGCAAACCAGAAAGTGATCCCTGCCATGATGCAGCATCAGGTGGAGGAGTGGAGGCCCCTGCAGAAGCTGGAATAGGAGAAGGGATCGCTGTGGACCATGGTTTGAGCCCATGTGCACTCCCCAGCAGGGTCTCAGCCTCCACACAGATCATGAAGGCCCTGCTGGGCTCCAAGCCAGGCCGGCCCAGCAGTCTCCCAGAGGTCTCCAGCACAGTAGCTCAGAGGCTCAGCTACTCTGCTGGGAGCCTCATTGCCTGCCTGGCCAGGCTCCATTTCTTTGATGAGGATCTGGGACCTCCGGGTGGCAATGTGAGGCTTGAAGAATCCCCCAAGTACAAGGAGATTCTGAGCATCTCCAAGGCCTTGTGGCCTGGAAGTGTGTTTGGGCAAGGCCAGCTGGACATGGACAGTGGCCTCAGAAAGCTCACTTCCCACCAGGCTCTGCTGGGGACTGAGGACttcacccccacctcctcctctggtGTAGATGTCAGCAGTGGCTCGGGAGGCTCAGGCGAGGGCAGCGTGCCCTGTGCCACGGCTCCAGAGAGGGCAGATTTACCCTTGAAAATCCCCTCCCCAAGACCCGATTCCAGGAACCAGGGGTACCCAGAGGTACCGAGTCATTCCACAGCCTCACCTGACCCCCAGGTGTGGGCTTGTGCCACCAGTGGGGAGGAGTCAAGTAAAAGTGGCAGGGAGCAGACGTGGGACACGGCTCCGGAACAAGCAGCGGAAAGCACAATGCTGGAAGAGGAGGCACAATCCCAAGAGACAGAAGGGAGGGTAAGAGAGAGGCTCCAGGAAGATGGTGTCCATGGGAAAGAGCTTCCAGAAGAAAGGGCTGGAGTCTGCAGTCAGGAAATGCTCCAAGCTGGCTCTCGGGATGGGGAGCGCTCACCGGAAAACACCAGAGCGTcaaaagatgaagaaggaggagatGCTACCTCTGGAGGATTATGGCCCCCAGATGGGAGAGCGGAACCCACAGAGTCCCCCCGCAGCTTCAGCGAGAGCAACTCAAATGTTAGTGAGAGTCAAAGGGTTCGTGTGTCGGAGATGGGGTTGGAAGAGATGTCTGGAGCGGCTGCAACGGGCTGCAAGCAAGCCTGTATCGAGGCCAGCTCGGGGACCAGGAAGACGAACACACCCACAGCCCACAGGGAATCTCTGGACCCTGACCCAATCTGGGTGTCCAAGCTGctgaaaaagatagagaaagacTTCATGGCTCACCTGGCTGGTGCCACAGCAGAACTCCGAGCCCGATGGAACCTTCCTGACGACAGTCTGCTGGACCAGATGGTGACTGAGCTCGAGCAGGATGTGGGCCGACGACTTCAAGAAAGCACTGTCAGGGAAGTGAGGAAGATCCAGAGCCGGGTAGGGAGGATGGTCCCAGAGCCACCCAGAgaagccctcagaggccagacaTCTCTGCAAACAGAGCTGCGCAGGCGCCGTCTTCAGGGTTTGCGTAACTTCTCAGCCTTGCCTGGCCAGAGCGCCCTCTCCCTCAGCCTGGAGGATGGGCCCATTCTCAGTGCAGCCTTAGGGACCAGCCCAGGTGTGGGGGTCATGAGGGATGAGTTCTGTCCCTGTGAAGTCTGCCTGAAGAAGAAGATGACCTTTCAATTCCCAAAGGATGCCACAGCAGCCTCCAGCGCACCGGTCAGAAAGGCCTTTGACCTACAGCAGATTCTACAGAACAAGAAAGGAGGTAGGGACAGAGAGGCCATGGAGCTGGCCCCTCAGAAGACAGGGACGGCTGTGCCTCAGGAGGACCTTGGATCTGTCCAGGGAACTGTTGGGAAGCAGGAGCTGCTGTTGAGCGTGGGGCCTGGGGtagatgagggaggggaaggggaagggaggctgaGGACGAGAGAAGAGAAGGATCCTGAGCTCCTCAATGTAGAAGGAGCTGGTTGCCATGGGACAGAAGAAGATGCAGCCATTGTGAGAGAAAGGGAACTCCATGTCAGTGTTGCACGAGAAAGCCGACAGTTAGAGGAGGGTGGGACTGAAAAGGGAGAAGCCCTGTACCAGGGCTTTAGGGATAGAGAGGCTTTGGAGGCTTTAGGAAGACAGGGTGATGGTGGTCACTCTGTGGATACTCAGGACACTTCAAGAGAAAGACAGCCAGAGATAGAAGGAGGAAGTCAAGATGAAAAGGAGAACAGTACTTGGGTTAGTTCCGGAGAGGGCCAGAGGAGGGTGGTTTCTGAAAACAACAGCCTAGACCAAGAGGGGAGGCTCCACAAGTGTCACAGAAGGCCAGGCCCCCAATGCCACCATGCGGCACTCTGCTCCCAGGCATCATCTTTGGGCAGCTGCTCACAGGTATCTCAGAAGAGCTCAGAAGAAGACCTTTCAAGGGGAGAACTCAAGTGCACCAAAGACAAGCACAGCCAGGTCTCCCATGCGGAGAGAAAAGTCACCATGATGTGCCCGGAAAGTTCTTCTGAACAAGAAGTCTCCTCCAGCCCAAGACCTCCAAAgcagggggaaggagaagaagtctGTCATGCGGAAGATGAAGGGACAGCTGGAAGTTTGGTTTGTAGTCAACTTGGGGGTAGGCCAGATGGCTTTGGCCAGGACGATTTAGATTTCTAG